The Amycolatopsis japonica nucleotide sequence TCTTCTCGATGGTCACGGCGCCCGCGCCGGAGATCGAGGCGACGTTGAACGAGAACGCCTGCGGCGAACCGATGTGCGGTTTCCCGATCCGGCTGAAGAGGATGCGGAGCATCGCGTACGCGTCGGTGGCGGTGCCGACCGTGGAGCGCGGGTCGGAGCCCATCCGCTGCTGGTCGACGATGATCGCGGTGGTCAGGCCGTCGAGCACGTCGACCTCGGGCCGGGCCAGCGTCGGCATGAAGCCTTGCACGAAGGTGCTGTAGGTCTCGTTGATCAGCCGCTGCGACTCGGCCGCGATCGTGTCGAAGACCAGGGAGCTCTTGCCCGATCCGGAGACGCCGGTGAACACCGTCAGCCGTCGCTTCGGCAGCTCGACGGCGACGTTCTTGAGGTTGTTCTCGTTCGCCCCCACGACGCGGATCAGGTCGTGGCTGTCGGCGGGGTGTTCCTCGGGCGCCTGCGGCCGGGAGGTCTTGCGCATCGTTTCTCCATCCTCATGGGGGCCGCGTGACGTTCCGTCAGCCTCACCGGGCTCGATCTAACCAGCTTCGAGCCGTTCGTCTTCGACGACGATCACGCTAGGTGAGTTCGGGGGCCTTCCGCTTCTCGATTCCTGATCCGTCTTCCCGGAGCAGGGGAGCGACGAGCTTCTCGCCCTCGGGCCACGGCCCGTGCGCTCCGGTGAGGTGTCCGACGAGACCGATGTCCGCGAATCCGGCGCCCCAGACCCCGGCGAAGTACCGGGCGCGGGCCGGGGTCATCCAGCGGTCGTTCGCGCTCGCGGCGACGACGGCGGGGAAGGGGAGGCGGAGGCGGGGGATCGGGGCGAACCCGGCCAGCGCGGGTTCGGGGTTCTCCTCGACGTCGGGCGGCGTGACGAACAGGGCGCCGCGCACTGGCCGGTCGCCCCCGGCCGCGAGCCAGTGCAGCACGGTCAGGCAGCCGAGACTGTGCGCCACCAGCACCGGAGGATCGGCCGCTTCCGCGATCGCCTCGTCCAGCCGGGCGACCCAGTCCTCGCGGACGGGTGAGTCCCAGTCGTCCTGGACGAACCTTTTCGAACCCGGGTAACGGTCGAGCCAGACGGACTGCCAGTCCCCGGGCTCGGGACCGAACCAGCCGTCGGCGAAGAGCAAGGTCATGGGCCCCAGTATTCAGACGCTCCAGCCCTCGCTCTTGGTCGCCTTCAGGTAGTCCTCGACCGGCGGCCCGACCGGCCTGCCCTCGTACTGCGTCGACAGCACCACCGACGACCTGATCTCGCCGTGTTTGCCCAGCCGTTCGAAGAGGCCTTCGAGATGTTCGAGCGATACGGCCCGCACCTTCAGCATGGTGCAGCGGTCTCCGCTGAGCCGGTGCAGTTCGACCACCTCGGGGTAGTCCTCCGACTTGCTGGTGCGCAGCAGACAGCTGCCCAGCGAGCAGCGCATCTCGACGAACGCCTGCAGGCCGTACCCGGCGCGGTGCGCGTCCACCTGGGCGCGATACCCGGTGATGACACCCGCCTCCTCCAGCCGCCGGACCCGTTCGGCGACGGCGGGCGCCGAGAGGTTCACGCGGCGGCCCAGTTCCTTGAACGAGAGCCGGCCGTCGGCCTGGAGTGTTTCGAGGAGCCGCCAGTCGAGGTCGTCCAGCGCCCTTTCCGATCGTAAGGTCATCGCGCCCGGATTCCTTCCATGATGCGCCTCGCACCCCCGCGAGGCCTTCGTCAGCCTATTCGCCGCGGCGCCGGGAATCCCTAGGTTTGAATCATGAAACCGATGTTCGCGCTCTTCATGGGCGTCGCCTGTCTCAGCACCGCGGTCGTCGGCCTGTCCACCACGGCCGCGTTGATCATGGTCGAGCACGCAGGCGCGGCGTGGAGCGGGTTGCCGAGCGCCGTGCTGGTACTCGGTTCCGCCATGGGTTCGCTGTCGTCGGGAGCGCTGGCCGCGCGGTTCGGGAGGCGCCTCGTCCTGGTGCTGCTGTACGGGGCCGCGGTGACGGGCGCGCTGGTCTCGTTCGCCGGTGTGCTCGGAGGATCCGTGCTCGCGCTGGTGGCGGGGATGCCCTTGATCGGCTTCGGCAACAGCGGGGCGCAGCTCTCCCGGTACACCGCGGCCGACCTGTCGCCCGAGCACCGCAAGGGTTTCGCACTGTCCACAATGGTCTGGGCGGGGACGGTCGGCGCGGTCGCGGGGCCCGCCCTGATCGCGCCCGCCGCGGCGAGGGCGGAAGCCGTCGATCTTCCCGCTTTGTCCGGTCCGATCGCGGCGGGTGCGATCGTCGTGGCCATCGCCGTGGTCGCCGTCGCCACCCTGCCGCGAGGCCTCGCCGTCCCGGCGGAGGGCGCACCCGAGCGGGAGCGGATGTCCGTGCGGAACCCCGCCGTCCTCGGGCCGCTCGTGGCGATGGTCGGCGCGCAGCTGGCGATGGTGGCGGTGATGACGATGACCCCGGTCCAGTTGCACGAGCACGGCCAAGGTCTCGACGTCGTCGGCTGGGTGCTGAGCGCCCATCTGGTCGGGATGTTCGCGCTGGCGCCGTTGTCCGGCTGGATCGCCGACCGCTGGGGCGGCCGCGCGGCCATCCTCGGCGGGATCGGGACGCTCACCGTCGCGGCGGTCACCGTGATCGGCGCCCCCGATTCGCATCACGTGGGAATCCCGGTCGCACTGTTCCTGCTGGGCTACGGCTGGAACCTGGTCTTCGTCGGCGGCAGCAGCATGCTCAGCCGCGATCTCCCGGCCGCCCAGCGGTCGAGGGCGCAGGGCACGGTCGACGCCTTCGTCTGGGGGACTTCGGCCGGGGCGAGCCTGCTCGCCGGGCAGCTGTTCGGCCTGGGTGGCTACGTCCTGGTCGGCGTCGCGGGGGGTCTGTGCGCCCTCGCCCCGCTCGCGGTGCTAGCCCGGCGGCCGGTCGTGCGGGAGCCCGGTGAAAAAGCCGGGCTCCGCTGATCTGCGAAAGCCCGGCGCAGCCGTCATACTGCTTCACTCCGACGCGAACGAACCCGTGATGACGCAGATCACGTGGGTGACCGATTCGGAGGGTCCTAGGGTGAAAGCACACAAGGTGCGGGAGATCGGGGGTGCACGATGAGCGAGTTCGCGGTGAATCTGCGGGACCGGGTACGGCAGGCGAGGGAGGACGTTCAGATCGCCAAGCAGGCCTCTGACGAGGACCGGGCCTCGGCCGTCGGCGCCGATCTGGCCAACCTGGAGCGACTGGCCGCCGAACACGGGGTCGACCTGCCGGAGCAGGCCTCGGGGGACAACCGGGCGTGACCCGGGTTCCAGGCCGGTGATCGGCCTTTGACACCCTGGGGCGTGTGACCGAAAGCCTGAACCGGATCCGCGCCTTCCTGGCGGATCGCGAGCCGCCGACGCCGTGCCTGGTCGTCGACACCGACCTGGTCGCGGAGCGTGCGGCCGCGGTCTCGGCGGCTTTCCCGGGTGCGCTGATCCGTTACGCGGTCAAGGCGAACCCGGCTCCCGAGGTACTCGACGCGGTGGCGTCGACCGGCGCAGGATTCGACGTGGCGGGTACGGCGGAGATCGAGCTGTGCCTGTCCCGGGGCGCGCGGCCGGCGGAACTGGCGTACGGCAACACGATCAAGAAACCGGCGGACATCGCCTTCGCCTATGCGCGCGGAGTCCGTGAATTCACCACGGACTCCGCCGGCGATCTGGCGAATCTGGCCGAGCACGCGCCCGGTTCGCTGGTCTCGGTCCGCCTGCTCACCGGCGGCCCGGACTCGGTCACGCCGTTCGGCCACAAGTTCGGCTGCGAACCGGCGGTGGCCGCGGCACTGCTCCGCCAGGCCGTGGAAGCCGGGCTGCGCCCGGGAATCGCGTTCCATGTCGGCTCGCAGCAGCCGGATCCGGCCGCCTGGGAGATCGGGATCGCGACCGCGGCCAAGGTCGCCGCCGAGGCCGGCGTCGTACTGGAGCGGTTGAACATCGGGGGCGGTTTCGCCACCGAGCACCGGGAGCCCGTGCCGTCGCTGACGGACTACGCGGCGGCGATCCACGCCGCCCTCCGCGAGCATCTCCCGGAGCCGGAACTGCTGCTGGAGCCGGGCCGGGTGATCGTCGCCGACGCCGGGCTGATCAGGACCGAAGTCGTCCTCGTGACCACTCGCGCGGCCGCCGACGAACGCCGCTGGGTCTATCTCGACGTCGGCAGGTACAACGGAATGGCGGAGTGCGAGAACGAAGCCGTCGCGTATCGGCTGGAGCCCGTCGGCGTCAAGGGACCGCAAGGACCGGTGGTCCTCGCGGGGCCGACCTGCGATGGTGACGACGTGTTGTACCAGCGGACGCCGTGCGCGCTGCCGAGGTCGTTGAAGGCGGGCGACCGGCTGGACATCCCGGGCACCGGGGCGTACACCGCCAGCTATTCTTCCGTCGCTTTCAACGGAATCGAGCCGTTGCGCACCTATTGTGTGGGGAGGTTCGCCGATGCCGGCTGAAGAACCACTCGTCGGCCGGTTCGCCGGCCGCCACGTACTCGCGGAGTTCGAGGGGATCGAGCCGTCGTTGCTCGACGACGCCGTACTCCTCAAGAAGACCCTCGCCGAAGCGGTGACCGAGGCGGGGGCGACGGTCTGCGAGGTCGTGTCGCATTCCTTCGCCCCGCAAGGGGTCACGGTGCTCGCGCTGCTGGCCGAATCACACGCGTCGGTGCACACCTATCCGGAGATCGGCTCGGTGTTCGTCGACGTGTTCACCTGCGGGGACCGGGCGGATCCGGAGCGCGCGGTCGCGCTGCTGGCGAAGATGCTGGGCGCCGGCACCGTCCGGATGTCCACTGTGGAACGAGGAGAGAACTGATGGCGCAGCGAGTGATCGTCGAGCCGATGGGCGCGGGGCTCACCCGGAACTGGGACGTCGAGGAGGTCCTGTTCGAGGGCCGCACCGCGTTCCAGAACGTCCTCATCGGACGGACCGCGCAGGGGGTCTCGCTCTTCTGCGACGACGAACGGCAAAGCACCGAGCTGAGCCAGCTCGTCTACCACGAGGCGCTGATGGTGCCGACGCTGCTGCTCGCCGAACGTGTCGAGCGGGTGCTGATCATCGGGTCCAGCGAAGGAGTCGCGTCCCAGCTCGCCGTCGCGGCCGGGGCGGAGGTGGTCGACCACGTCGACATCGACGCCGAAGCGGTGCGTGTCTGCGCCGAGCATCTTCCGTACGGCTACACCCTCGACGATCTCGCCCGTGCCGAACGCGGGGAGGGGAAGGTCCGTGTCCACTACCGCGACGGCTGGGAGTTCCTCGCCGAAGCCCGGGAGCGCGGCGACTCCTACGACGTGGTCGTGATCGACCTGCCGGACGAGAACGACGATCCGGCGGCGCAGCACAACCGCCTGTACGGAACCGACTTCCTGGCGAGGTGCACGGCGCTGCTCACCGACGGTGGCGTGGTCGGCTGTCAGGCCGGCTGCCCGACGCTGTGGCGCAACCAGACGCTGAGCACGGCGTGGCGCCGGTTCACCGAGTCGTTCGGGACCGTGCTCTACTACGGTTCGGACGAGCATGAGTGGGCCTTCCTGACCGGCAGGGCCGACGCGCTCGCCGATCCCGGCGCCCTCGTCGCGGAAAGGATCGGCAAGGCGGGGATCGGGGAGTCTACTTTGGACGAAGACGCGCTGAAGGCGAACACGGTGCCGCCGTTTTCCTTGCGGAGCCACTGAGAACCCGGCGAGCGTTTCCCCGCCGGGATCGCCGGTCGTCGCTGTGCGTGGCGCTCGGTCACAGGATCCTCCATCTGGTCGTTGCCGGGTGTCGCGGTGCGGGCCAGAATTCCTCTAGTGGGTAGCTGGGACACGGAAATCGCCGCCAGAGCGGACAGAGAGCCCGCGGTCTGTGCCGCGTTCGCGAGTTTGACCGCGAGCGTCACGGAAGATCTCGGGCCGGACCGGGTCGTGGACACCCTGTCCAGCGAATGCTCACGACTGCTGCCGATCGATTCCACCGAGGTCTTCCTGCCAGGTCTGAAACTGCAACGCCCTCCCGCGGTGGCGGAGGAAGGGCCCGCGCTCGAATCCTTCGAAACCGGGAAGGACATCGCCGTACACGACCTCTCCGCCGAGGTCTCGCGCTGGCCGGGTTACGTCGCCAGGATGGCAGGGCAAGGCTTCGCCGCGGTTTCCGCGCTTCCGTTGCGGGCGATGGATGAAACCGTCGGTTCGATCGCCTTCCTCAGCGCCGAAACCGTCGTGCTGAGCGTCGAGGACCACCGGCTGGGCCGTGCGCTCGCCGACGTCGCCACGCTGTGCCTTCTGCAGCAGCGGGAATTGCGGCATTACCGGACGCTGTCGGAACAGTTGCAGAAGGCGCTCGACAGCAGGGTCGTCATCGAGCAGGCGAAGGGTATGCTCGCCGAACGCGCCGGTATCGACCTCGGCACCGCATTCCACCGCATGCGTTCCTTCGCCCGCGGTTCGAACAAGAAGCTGGCGGACGTCGCACGCGGCGTCGTCGAAGGAACACTGGACACCCGGAAACTTCTCCGGCCGCGAAACCGGTGACCACTGTCGAAAGGGCCGTTGGTCACCGGAACCGATGACTTGTCCCCGGCAACGCGCGACCGTGCGGCCCTAGGGCGCGAGGACGAAATGGGAAAGGCTTCACCCAGAATGAAAGGTGCGGTGAAGTCATGGCGTTGTTGGGAACCCTGCTCGGGCGGAGCCGGTCGGTACGGCCGAGCCTGCTTCCGTTGCTGGATCTGAGTGCGGCGGTATTGGCACTGCGCTCCGGTCACGGGCTCGCGCCCACCGGATCGGGGACGGTCTGCTTCGTCGCGGAGGGACGTCCCGGCACGGAGACGGAGGCGGAGATCATCGCCGGCCTCGCCGGGGATTCCGCCCGCCGCAACCTGGTCACCAATGACGCGCACGGGCGGACGATCGTCCGGTGCTGGCGCGAGAACGGGGACCTCGGCTGGTTGCTCGACGATCTCGTCGACGTCAACGAGAGGCTGGCTCAGGCCGGGTTCGCGTCGTGGCTGCTGCACACGGCGGTCGACTTCGCCGAGGTGCGGGACATGCGTCACCCGAGGCTGACGATGGTCTACCGGCGCGAACGCGGCACCTTCTACCCGTACGCGCCGCGCGGGACCCGCGGCCGGGACAGGGCGATGGAGCTGAAGATCCGCTCGTCGCTGACCCGGATCGTGCCGATGGAGTCCGACATCGGCCGGTGGCGCCCGGTATGACCGACGGAACTCGCGTGCTTGGAGCCGTCACACGCGTGATGGGAGCCGGAACTCTCGAGTTCCGGCTCCCATCACGCGAGTTCCGCCCTCAATCACGCGAGTGACGGGTCAGCCGGGTACGCCGCTGAGCCAGCCGCGCAGCCGCTGGACGCGCCGGTCCCGCGGGCTCCATCGCGGGAAGCGGCGTCGCGACCGGGTGGCGAGGGCCGCGCCGTCGAGATGCCGGATGGCGGTCAGGACGTCGTCGAGCAGTGAGCCGTGCGTCTCCGGTTTCGCCACGACCCTCGGCAGCCGCTCGAGTTCGGGGGCGAGCGGCACCCGGCGGGCCGAGGCGTGCGTGCCGGGACGGCGGCGGGTCTCGCAGATTCTCGTGGTCACGTCCCGGTCACCCTCTCCCCGCGGTCACGCCCGTCGAATTCGTCCCCTACGACGATGAGGTACCGAGTGCCGTTCCGGTCAGCGCCGAAGGTTGTGCCATCGAGGGCACAAAGACCCCACTCGGTCGCCGGACGGGTACGGCGGGTCACGGGTTGGCGTCGAAAGGACGGCCGTGACGGCGGCGGTGGGACAATGCGCCGGCGCGCCGATCGCGAATCCGCACGCGGGTGAATACGGCCGTGGGCAGGATTGATTTCCGGGAATCTGCCGGACAATGGTCCGGCGAGACCACGATCGACGGAGAAGGTGCATGCCGAACCCGAACTCCCCGCAGCCCATGCCCCCGGCCGCGGCCCCGATCCGGGTGCTGCTCGTCGAGGACCACAAAATGGTGGCCGAAGCCCTCGGCGCGGCCTTCGAGGAGTTCCCGGAGATCGACCTGGTGGCGTCGGTGGAGTCCCTGGCGCACGGGATGGTCGCGGCGGAGGAACATCGGCCCGACATCGTGCTCCTCGACCGGCGGCTCCCGGACGGCGACGGGATCGAGGCGATCGCCGGGTTCCGCGCGGTCTCGCCGTCGAGCCGGGTGCTGGTGCTGACCGGCGACGCGAACAGTGCGATCGTCGCCAGGATCCTGGAGGTCGGCGGGGCCGGGCTGCTGCTGAAATCCGGTCTCCTCGACGAGCTGATCACCGCGATCAGGACCATCGCGGCGGGCGACATGGTCATCGACCCGGAGTTGCTCAGTGGCGCGCTGGCCATGCTGGGCGGCGGTTCGGGCCGGATCGGCCCGGTGCTGACCCTGCGGGAACGGCAGGTGCTGGGGTTGATCGCCGAAGGCGCCGGGACCGACCGGATCGCCGAAGAACTGCGACTGGCGCGGAATACCGTGCGGAATCACGTGCAGCGGATCCTGGTGAAGACCGGGACCCATTCGAAACTCGAAGCAGTGGTGCACGCACGTAAGAATGGCCTCCTCGAACGGCCGTAGCGGGGAGACGTATCCGAGTGCCAAGCTGCACTATGGCCATGCTGCCATCGGAACAGACGCCTGATCACCGCAGCGCTGTGCTCTTCGAGTTGTTCATGCACAGCGTGGCCGACTACGCCATTTACCTGCTGGACGCCGACGGACGGGTGATCAGCTGGAACCCGGGGGCGGAACGGATCAAGGGGTACTCCCAGGACGAGATCCTCGGCCGTCATTTCTCCGTTTTCTACACCGAGGCCGACGTCGCCGACGGCAAACCCGCGGCGGAACTGCTGGTCGCCGCGGAGATGGGGAGCCACGAGGACGAGGGCTGGCGGGTCCGCCGTGACGGGTCGCGGTTCTGGGCCAACACCGTGATCACCGCGTTGCGGGACGAACAGGGCGGCCTCGTCGGTTTCGGAAAGGTCACCCGTGATCTCACCGAACGCCGGAAAACACTGGAGGAAAGGACCGAACGGCGACAGGCCTTCGCGCATTTGGTCCGCGCACAGGAAACAGAACGTCGCCGTATCGCGTGGGATGTTCACGACGATTCCATTCAGTCGATGATCGCGGTGAGCATGCGGTTGCAGATGCTCGCCGCACAACGGCGTGATCCGGCTTTGATGCAACTCGACGAAGCGATTCAAGGGGCGATCCGACGATTGCGGATCCTCGTCGCGCAATTGCGCCCGCCCGCGCTGAACGACGAGGATCTGGTCGCTTCCGTCCGCGACTATCTCGACGAGGTCGTCGCCGGCTGGGGGCTCGACTGCACCCTGCGGCACGATCTCGCCGTCACACCGCCGCCCGACCTCGTCGTCACCGCCTTCCGGATTCTTCAGGAGGCGTTGGTGAACGTGCGTAAACACGCGAACGCCCGCACCGTCGTGGTCTCGCTGACGGGACGGGACGGCGGTCTGCTGGTGAAGATCGCCGACGACGGCGACGGGCTGAAACCGGACGGCGAGAACGCGCACGAGACCTTGTCGGGCGAGCACATCGGAATGGCGTCGATGCGTGAACGTGCGGAAGCGGCGCAAGGCTGGTTCCGGATCTCCAGCAGGCCGGGCGAAGGTACTTCGGTGACCTTCTGGATTCCGCTGGGCCCTCCCGGACCCGCGCGGACATGAACGAAGGAGGCACCTCGATGCCGGAACCGGGAAGCAAGCGCGGAACGAGAGAAGCGGTCCGGGTGGGCGGGGCGATCGACGACCAAGGCCTGCAGCGGCTGCTGGAGGGGCTGAAAGCCGTTCGCGACGGCGATTTCAGCACCCGGCTGCCCCAGGTGGACGACGTCCTGATGGACGAGATGGCGGTCGTCTTCAACGGGATGGTCGATCAACTGGCGCTGTTCACCTCCGAGGTCACCCGGGTCGCGCGCGAGGTGGGGACCGACGGGAAGCTCGGTGGCCAGGCGGCGGTGCCCTCGGTTTCGGGGACCTGGAAGGACCTCACCGATTCGGTGAACGCGATGGCGGGCAACCTCACGGGCCAAGTTCGTGACATCGCCGAGGTCGCGACCGCGGTGGCGAAGGGTGACCTTTCGCAGAAGATCACCGTCGACGTCAAAGGCGAGATGCTCGAGCTGAAGAACACGATCAACACGATGGTGGATCAGTTGTCGTCGTTCGCCGACGAGGTCACGCGGGTCGCGCGCGAGGTCGGCAGCGAGGGGCGGCTGGGCGGTCAGGCGGAAGTTCCCGGGGTCGCCGGCACGTGGCGGGATCTGACGACGTCGGTGAACTTCATGGCGGGGAACCTGACCGATCAGGTGCGGTCCATCGCCGAGGTCACCACCGCGGTCGCGAAGGGTGACTTGTCGCAGAAGATCACGGTCGACGCGCGGGGCGAGATCCTGGAGTTGAAGAACACGATCAACACGATGGTGGATCAGTTGTCGTCGTTCGCCGACGAGGTCACTCGTGTCGCCCGTGAGGTGGGTACGGAGGGGCGGCTGGGTGGTCAGGCGGACGTCAAGGGTGTCTCGGGCACTTGGAAGGGCCTGACCGAGTCCGTGAACGTCATGGCCGACAACCTCACGGATCAGGTGCGGTCCATCGCCGAGGTCACCACCGCGGTCGCGAAGGGCGACCTCTCGCAGAAGATCCGCGTCGACGCGAGGGGCGAGATCCTGGAGCTCAAGGACACCATCAACACGATGGTCGGCCAGTTGTCGTCGTTCGCCGACGAGGTCACTCGTGTCGCCCGTGAGGTGGGTACGGAGGGGCGGCTGGGTGGTCAGGCGGACGTCAAGGGTGTGTCGGGTACCTGGAAGGGCCTGACCGAGTCGGTCAACGTCATGGCCGACAACCTCACGGATCAGGTGCGGTCCATCGCCCAGGTGGCGACCGCGGTGGCGAGGGGCGACCTGTCCCAGAAGATCACCGTCGAGGCCAAGGGCGAGGTCGCCGCGCTCGCGCAGACGATCAACACGATGGTCGACACGCTGTCGGCCTTCGCGGACGAGGTCACCCGCGTGGCGCGGGAGGTCGGCACCGAGGGCATCCTCGGCGGGCAGGCCAGGGTGCCGAACGTCGCCGGGACCTGGAAGGACCTCACCGACAACGTCAACTCGATGGCGAACAACCTCACCGGCCAGGTGCGGAACATCGCCCAGGTGACCACCGCGGTCGCGCAGGGAGACCTCTCCCGCAAGATCGACGTCGACGCGCGGGGCGAGATCCTGGAGCTCAAGACCACCATCAACACGATGGTCGACCAGCTTTCCGCGTTCGCCGCCGAGGTCACGCGCGTCGCCCGTGAGGTCGGCAGCGAGGGACGGCTCGGCGGCCAGGCCGAGGTCGAAGGCGTTTCGGGTACCTGGAAGCGGCTGACGGAGAACGTCAACGAGCTCGCCGGGAACCTGACCAGGCAGGTCAGGGCGATCGCCGAGGTGACCAGCGCGGTGGCGACCGGCGACCTCACGCGCTCGATCTCCGTCGAGGCGCAGGGCGAGGTCGCGGAGCTGAAGGACAACATCAACGCGATGGTCCAGTCGCTGCGCGAGACCACGCGGGCGAACGAGGAACAGGACTGGCTCAACACCAACCTGGCCCGGATCTCCGGCCTGATGCAGGGGCACCGGGACCTGCGGGTGGTGGCCACGCTCATCATGAACGAGCTGACCCCGCTGGTCGGCGCCCAGCACGGCACGTTGTTCCTCACCGAACCGGGGGAGAGCGGCACCCGGCTGCGGCTGATCACCAGCTACGGGCACAGCGAGGCCCCGGACGCGCCCTCGGATTTCGCGATGGGGCAGTCGCTGATCGGGCAGGCCGCGCAGACCAAGAAACCGATCGTGGTCGACCGGACGCCACCGGGCTTCGTGAAGATCTCGTCGAGTCTCGGCTCGGCCCCGCCGGTCACCCTGATCGTGCTGCCGATCGTCTTCGAGGACCAGGTGCTCGGCGTCATCGAACTGGCGTCGTTCGGCGAGTTCACCGCCGTCCGCAAGGACTTCCTCGAACAGCTGATGGAGACCATCGGGGTCAACGTCAACACGATCATCGCCAACGCGCGGACCGACTCGCTGCTGGAGGAGTCCCAGCGGCTCGCCGAAGAACTGCAGGCCCGCTCCGAGGAGCTTCAAGCGCAGCAGGCGAAACTGCAGGTGTCCAACGCGGAACTGGAGGAGAAGGCCGAACTGCTCGCCCGGCAGAACCGCGACATCGAGGTGAAGAACTTCGAAATCGAGCAGGCGCGCCAGGAGATCGAGGAACGCGCGCAGCAGCTCGCGCTGGCGTCGAAGTACAAGTCGGAGTTCCTGGCCAACATGTCGCACGAACTCCGGACCCCGTTGACCAGCCTGCTGATCCTCGCCGGGGTGCTCTCGCAGAACTCGACCCAGAACCTGACGCCCAAACAGGTCGAGTTCGCGAAGGTGATCCAGTCCGCGGGCACCGACCTGCTGCAGCTGATCAACGACATCCTCGACCTGTCGAAGGTCGAGGCGGGCAAGATGGACATCCACCACGAGCCGTTCCCGCTGCGCCAGCTGCTCGACTACGTCGGCACGACCTTCCGGCCGCTGACCGCCGAGAAGGGACTCGACTTCCAGGTCACCGTCGAACCCAACGTGCCGGAGCTGCTGTTCACCGACGAGCAGCGGTTGCGGCAGGTGCTGCGGAACCTGCTGTCGAACGCGGTCAAGTTCACCGAGGACGGCAGCGTCGAGCTCCGGGTCAAGCTGGTCGACACCATCGTTTCGCCGTCAGGCGGCCCCTCGCACGAGTCCCTGGTGGCCTTCAGCGTCACCGACACCGGGATCGGGATCGCCGAGGAGAACCTCGATTCGATCTTCGGCGCCTTCCAGCAGGCCGACGGCACCACCAGCCGCAAGTACGGCGGCACCGGGCTCGGCCTGTCGATCAGCCGCGAGGTCGCCTACCTGCTCGGCGGCGAGATCCGGGCGGACAGTGTCCTGGGGACCGGCAGCACGTTCACCCTCTACCTGCCGGTCGCCAGGTTCACCGCGCCCGTGAGCCTCGACGAGTCCACTGTGGACAACGCCGCCGCGGAACGACGGGTGCTGGTGGTGGAGAGCGAGCAGAACAGCCTGCTGACCCTGCTCGCCCGTGGGGTCGCGGCCGACATCGCGGACAGCCACGGCTCGGTCCAGGTCCGGGCCGTGTCGGATCCGGCGGAGGCGTTCGAGGAACTGAAACGCGACAGTTACCGCTGCGTCGTACTCGACACCAGCATCCCCGGGACGAGCGCCTTGACGTTCCTCAAACGGCTCGTCGACGGTCCGGATCCGGTCGAAGTCCCGGTGCTGGCCTACGCGACCCGCAAGCTCAGCGCCGCGCAGGACCGCTTGCTGCACGGGCACGCGCGGGTGCATCCCGTCGAACTCCTGCCCTCGCTGGACATGCTGCGGGAGCGGATCATGCTGCACATCTCGGCCAGTGAACTCGAAGGCATCCTGCCGCTGATGCGCCAGCCCGAGGTGAGCCTGGTGGAGACCGTGCCCGCCTTGGACCAGCCGTCCGATCCGCCCGCCGGGCCGGCGAGGCTCCAGGGACGCAAGGTCCTGCTCGTCGACGACGACGCCCGCAACGTGTACGCGATCTCGGGAATGCTCGAACTGCACGGACTTTCGGTCGTACACGCGCCCAACGGCCGCAAGGGCATCGAGGAACTGCTGTCCGACGACGGGATCGACCTGATCCTGATGGACGTGATGATGCCGGAGATGGACGGCCACGCGACGACGGCGGCGATCCGCGAGATGCCGAAGTTCGCCGGCCTGCCGATCATCACCGTCACCGCGAAGGCGATGGAAGGGGACCGCGAGAAGAGCCT carries:
- a CDS encoding response regulator; its protein translation is MPNPNSPQPMPPAAAPIRVLLVEDHKMVAEALGAAFEEFPEIDLVASVESLAHGMVAAEEHRPDIVLLDRRLPDGDGIEAIAGFRAVSPSSRVLVLTGDANSAIVARILEVGGAGLLLKSGLLDELITAIRTIAAGDMVIDPELLSGALAMLGGGSGRIGPVLTLRERQVLGLIAEGAGTDRIAEELRLARNTVRNHVQRILVKTGTHSKLEAVVHARKNGLLERP
- a CDS encoding PAS domain-containing sensor histidine kinase; this translates as MAMLPSEQTPDHRSAVLFELFMHSVADYAIYLLDADGRVISWNPGAERIKGYSQDEILGRHFSVFYTEADVADGKPAAELLVAAEMGSHEDEGWRVRRDGSRFWANTVITALRDEQGGLVGFGKVTRDLTERRKTLEERTERRQAFAHLVRAQETERRRIAWDVHDDSIQSMIAVSMRLQMLAAQRRDPALMQLDEAIQGAIRRLRILVAQLRPPALNDEDLVASVRDYLDEVVAGWGLDCTLRHDLAVTPPPDLVVTAFRILQEALVNVRKHANARTVVVSLTGRDGGLLVKIADDGDGLKPDGENAHETLSGEHIGMASMRERAEAAQGWFRISSRPGEGTSVTFWIPLGPPGPART
- the pspAB gene encoding PspA-associated protein PspAB is translated as MALLGTLLGRSRSVRPSLLPLLDLSAAVLALRSGHGLAPTGSGTVCFVAEGRPGTETEAEIIAGLAGDSARRNLVTNDAHGRTIVRCWRENGDLGWLLDDLVDVNERLAQAGFASWLLHTAVDFAEVRDMRHPRLTMVYRRERGTFYPYAPRGTRGRDRAMELKIRSSLTRIVPMESDIGRWRPV